Part of the Apilactobacillus apisilvae genome is shown below.
AACAGATGATAAAACTTCTGAGTCTTCTGATGCTTATAAAGCAGGTCAGGCTGCTAAAGATGGTTATAAAGATGCTGAAGCTAATAAGGGTGATTTTAATAAAACTTCAAATGTTGATAATTACAATGGTAATCCATTTGCCAAAGATTCTTATGACAATGCTCAAGCTGCCTACAAAGCTGGTTTAGCCGGTAATGATTCTAATGCTGATGCTAAGAAGAACAGTGTTGCTAACAAGGCTGGTTTAGATGCTAAGCAAGGAATTGCGGATGCTATTAAGGGTCAAACTGACCCAACAGCTGTTCAATCAGAAGATTATAATAATGCCTTTAATGCAGCTAAAGCTGGTAACAATGTAGATAATGCTAATAAATCAGCTGCTGATGCTAAAAAAGATGATCAAAGCACCGCATACCAAGCTGGACAAGCTGCTCAAAAGGGAATTGCGGATGTTCAAACTGGTACTGGCAGTGCTGATCAATACAAGGATAACTCTGCAGCCCAATCAGCATATTCTGATGCTAAGCAAGCCTACAATGATGGCTTGAATGGTGGTGACAGTAAGCAAGCATCTAAGGATAATCCTACTGCTAATGCTGCTGGACAAGCTGCTCGTCAAGGTATGATTGATGCTCAAAGTGGTAATGGTAAGAATAATCCATATACAGATAATCCTCAAAAAGATGCTTATAATAAGGCAAAACAAGCATTTGATAAGGGATTAAATGGTAATGATGATGCTGATAATCCAGTTGCTAATGAAGCAGGTAAAGCTGCTCGTCAAGCTGCTGCTGATGCTCAAGTTGGTAAGAATGATGCAAGTCCATATAATAATAATTCCAATGCTCATGATGCATATCAAAGAGCGATGAATGCATATAATGATGGATTCAATAGTGATAAAGATAACGCCTCAGCTACTAAGGCTAATGACATTGGTAAAGCTGCTCGTCAAGGTATGAATGATGCTGAAAATGGTAAGGATAATTCTGATAGCTACAACAGTAATCCAGACGCCAAAGCTGCATATGATAATGCTAAGAAGGCCTACCAAGCTGGTATTAATGGTGACACTACTAGTGCTGACGCTAAAGGTAATCCAGCCGTTAATAAAGCAGGTTATGCTAACTTTGTTCCATTTAGCCCTAAGACTGAGAATGATAACAATAACAGTCCTAAACCTAATGCTTATCAAGAAGCTCAAAATGCTGCTAAGCAAAAGAATTCAAACGAAAAAGCAGCTGCTAAAGATGCGGTAAATGCACTTATTAATGGTAAATCTAAATTTACTAATAGCATTAATTTAGCTAATAAGTCTCCTGAATACCGTAAAGCATTTAAGAAGGCTTATGATCAATCTAAAGCTGGATTTGATGCTGGTAAAAAGGGTCATTATAGTGGTTCATATGATTCTTCTTATCAAGAAGGTTATAAAGCAGGTAAGAAACAATTCGTTAAGAATACTAATGATGGAAAGCAAGCTGGAAAGCAAGCTGCTTCCAAATTAACTAAGTTGCCTAGCTTTAAGAACAAATCTCAAGCATATGCAGATGCTTACAAAGAAGCATTTAAGAAAGAAGTTAAATATAATACTCCTCATTATGTATACAACTTGAAGAAAGTTTACAGTCATAACAATCCTAGCATGACTCGTAAGACCAGAGAAAATAAGTATGCTAAGACTGCAATGTACAAACGTGAAACATTCAAAATTACTGGATACAAGATTAATGATAAGGGTCAATTAGTTTACAAGACTTCTAAGGGTTGGATTAGTGCTGATAAGAAATCATTTAATGATGTGTACTATCGTCATGATAATCAAAATACTAATTCTGCTAGAAAATCAACACAAAAAATTCGTGTAATTAAACCTCAAGGTACTTATATTTATAATAGTAAGAACTTTAATAAGAAAACTGCTGTTAAGAATATGAGAAAAGGAACCACACTTGAAGTTAAAAGTGTTGAACAATTGGGTCATATTACTAGATTCTATCTTGGTAATGGTCAATATATTTCCAGTAATAAGACAATTGTTGAAAAAATTAATAAGAAATAATTATTAATAAATAAAGGATATATCGCTAATTAAAACGATATATCCTTTTTTCTTAAAATTTAATGAGCAAAATGTTATTACTTTAATTTTATATTGTGTTATCATTAATAAAACATGTATTTTATGGAGCTACGAAAACCGTCACTGCGGCTTTTGTAGCTTTTTTACTTTTTTAAAAATAATTGGAAAAATATGAGCAAATCATTACACTTTTTAATGCTTATGGTGTTAAATTATAGACGTAATAAAGATATTAATTCATTTATAGAACAGGAGATGTCGTTAAATTGCAATATAACAAAAATCAATTTAATAAAATAAATGACAAAAAAATTATGAAAAAAGTTAAGAAACAATGGGTCGTTGTATCTGTTGCTTCTTTAGCAGTTTTAGGTGGGTTTGCAGTAAGTGGAACTCTACATATGACTCAACCAACTAGTTCAGTAGTTGCACATGCGGATAATACATCCAGTGCAGGAACCTCAAATGCATCCAGTGGAGGCACTTCAACAACATCCAGTGCAGGAACCTCAAATGCATCCAGTGGAGGCACTTCAACAACATCCAGTGCAGGAACCTCAAATGCATCCAGTGGAGGCACTTCAACAACATCCAGTGCAGGAACCTCAAATGCATCCAGTGGAGGCACTTCAACAACATCCAGTGCAGGAACCTCAAATGCATCTAGTGGAGGCACTTCAACAACATCCAGTGCAGGAACCTCAAATGCATCTAGTGGAGGCACTTCAACAACATCCAGTGCAGGAACCTCAAATGCATCTAGTGGAGGCACTTCAAATGCATCAGTTATGAAACATAATAATGATGTTATGGGATTAGCTAATAGAAGTAACTCTACTGATAGTAGTTCACAACTAAATAATGATCAAAAAACACAATCTGACAATGGTGCTAAAGCTTATTGGAATGACATTCATCAAAATGACATTAATAATGATTACAAACAAGATGTAAAAGGCGCTGACACTAATTCATCATATTACCAAGATGGATACAACGGTGCCGCAGCTGCATGGAAAGTTTACAATGATGCTAATAGTCAAAATGGAACTCAAAATGTAACTACTTATAATAAAAATAATGCACAAAATGGAAATAATCCTAATAGTGTTGATCCAACATTAAATAGTGGAAGCAATAGTGTTGATAGCTCCAAATCAGCTGTTATTCCTTATGATCCAACTTCTCAAAGTAATAAGGGTGAAGATCAAAAGAATATGCCTAAAACAGAAAACGAGCAAGCTACTATCTATGACAATGGTGCTGCTAAAACAGGATCTAAAACAGTTAATATTACAAGCGGATCAGCATTTAACCAAGGAGTTACTCAATTCTTAGCACTTCAAGGTACTTATGATGCTGAAACTGGTCGTTGGAATGGTAAAAATGTTAACGATGCATATTCTCCAAAAGCTGATTTAGGTAACTCATATGATCAATCATATCGTGGTGCTCAAGATGCTATTGCAAAACAATTTAATAGCTCTAATAATTTAACTTATACTAGCTTAGGTGATACAGGCCAAGGCATTTTTAATCCAACTGCTCAATCAACAGATACTAATTATCAAGCAGGATTTAATGATGTTGTTAAAAAAGTTCAAAATGGAACCTCATTTGTTTCCAACGCTGAACAAATTGATAGTGCATTAACAGGTACTTTAAGTAGTGTTGGAACTGTAAATCCACCTTTGACTAATACTGTTACATCAAAAGGTGACGTTAAGAATATTAAGTTTTTGAAGGATATTGATTATTCTAGTGCTGCTGGTGTAGGAGTATCAAATGGTGAAACTAATGTTACACTTCAATATACTAAGAATGGTCAATCAATGACTTTTGATGGTCAAAATCATATTACTGATTTTCATGGAATTTCATACTTAGTAACTCCTTATAGCAGTGATAAAACATCATCATTTAGTTTTAATAATTTTAATGCTGCTTATGGTTCAAACTTTTATGGCCCATTTAAAATTCAAACAGGAACTGCCCAAGTAAATTATTCAAACGTTACTTATGTTGGTCCTCAATTAATGAGTAGTTCAGGTGTTAATGCTAACGTGGATGTTTATGGTAATTTGAATGTCTTTTCTGTTGGTAATTATACAAGTCCTTTCCAGAATAATGTTATCACTGAAGGTTCTAATAGTGCTGATAATGTTACTGGTGGTGTTGGTAAGTCAGTATTTGGTGATAATCAAGAAAACTTTGAAGCTAATAACTTAAGATTACACAGCGGTGCTAATTATTATGGCTCAACTACTGGTGGTACTGTCCTTAACTTAACTGGTAATGTGGTTTTAGATAGTGGTTCTAATATGCAATTAGTACCTATGAGAACTACTCAAGGACAAGCTTCTGGTGGTGATAGTTCAAATGGTGTTTACTTAAGAAATAGTCTTACATCCAATGGTACTATTTATGTAAATAAAGGCGCAAATTTGAATATTATTCCTAAAGCTGGTCCTAATGCTTCTGGATTAGCTCAAGGTATTTATCTTTCAACTGCTCAAAACCAAATTACTGTCGATGGTGGTACTTTAAGTGTTGACTTAAATGGAACTCCTGGTGTCACTAACGCTAACTATAATGCTGGTTCAATTACAGTTGCAAATGATGGTAATTTTAATGTTACTGGAGAAAATTTAGGTAACTTTAGTGGATATTTATTAAATGTTTTAGCAAACTTGAATATTAATAATCGTGGTAACTTTAATATTGTTACTGATGGTACTGGAAACAGTCCAACATTACTATATAACTATGGTCAATTTAATGTTGATAATCCTGGCAAGAGTGTTTATCTACAAATTAAGCCTTTAACCAATCAAGATGGTAGTTACAAACAAGATGGATCAGGTTACTTGTTTACTAATCAAATTAACGCTTACTCAGTAAGTTATGCATTGGGTTATAAGCCAGGTAGTACACAAGTAAATTCTGGTAATGATCAATACTACTATAAACTAACCGTTCCTAATACTAATGGAAGTAAAATTCAATACGTACCATTAGAATCAGATGGTAAACCAGGTTCACCAGTTCCCAGTTCCGACAGTGCTTATGGTGCAAAATATATATCATTAAATGCTACTCCTAATGCCAACTTTGATGGACATATCAATGTTCAAAATCAAACTAATGGTAATAGCGATTTGAATGGTAATTTAATCTTAACTAATCTACCTTCTAAACAAGATAATGGTGGGAACAATGGTCATGTTAATATAACTATTCAAAATAAAATTGATGAGAAAACTAATACAATTGGTTCACCTGATAGTATGGTTCTAGTTGGATCCAATGGATCACAACAAAATTTAACTTATGTAAGACAATCTGATGGATCATATAATGTAAAAATTCCACAAATAGACAAAACTGATAACAATACTTATCGGATTGCTTTCACATATCAACTTGATAGTTCTCAAGTGCCAAGTAAAGATGGAGATTCATTAAGTGCTACTGCTAAATACTTTGTTACTGGACAAACTCAAACAATTGCATATAAGCAAAATCCAAATGATAATGGTTTGACTACTAATTCTGTAAACCCTACAAGCGATTATAAACCAGTTACATTGCCCGACAATGGTAGTGTTGTTAATTTGAATAATTCTACTAGCAAAGCACCAATTACTGCTGAATCAGCAGCAAATGATGGTATTCGTGATGGTGTCTATGATGCTGCTGCAAGTAACACAAAAAATGCAGAAGCTACTGAGGCCTATGAAAATAATTATGCTGATGGTAAAGATGGATCCCAATTTAAAAATAATTATGTAAATGCATACAACAATGCATATGATGGTTATAAGCAAGGAACTGATGATTTATCAAACGGTAATTACAATGTAAATCAACCTAATGAAAATCATACAGGAATGCCTAATGATGATCCTGCTAAATCCCAATATAAAGATGGATATAATCAAGTTGGCAAAGATTTAAGCTCTGGATTTAATAATAATATTGGTAGTAATCCTGATACAGCTGCAAATAGCAATAATTCTACAAACTCAATTTATAATAAGGGTATGAATGAAGCCCAAGGAGTTAAGGATACTATTAATAATAATTATGATACTGGAAAGAACAGTTCTCCTGATTATTCCGCAGCACATTCTAGCTTTAACAACGGTTATAATTCTCAAATGAAAAGTCCTAACGTTACAGCTAATACTAAACCATCTGATTTAGCCAATAATTATGGTGTGCAAATGGCTAATGGAATGCAAGATGCCCAAAATGGTAATACTAATAATCAACCTCAACCTAAAGATTCATCAGGAAATCTTGATACTAATAATACTGATTACAAAGCTTACCAAGATGGTAAAAATGCATACAATGGTATTAATGATGCCTTAACTGGTCAAAGTCAAGGTACTAATAATACTGATCCTAATAAGTCTAACGATGCTAGTGATTCATATAATGCTACTTATAAAGCAACACAAGCTGGATTATCTGGTGATACAAGTGTTCAATACGAAAATCCATCTCCACAATGGTCTGCATATAATGCTGGATTAGCTGCTAAACAAGGTGCTTTAGATGCCCAAGCTGGTAATGATAAATCATCTGATAGTTATAGTGGAAATCCATTTAATGGCTCCGATTCATTTGCCAAGAAAGCTTATGATACAGCTAAAGGTAACTTTAATGCTGGAGCTGGAAGAAAAGACACATCAGGCGCAGATTCTTATGAAGGTAAAGCATATAATGCCGCCAAGAATAATCCTAATAATAGTCAAGCATATTTAGATGGACAAGCTGCTAAAGCCGGTCAATCTGATGCAGCAAATGGTCAAAATGGAAAGAATGCTACTGATCCTCAAAATAGTAGTTATAACAAGCTTAATGAACAACAAAAAGCTGCATATGATAGAGCTAATAAATCATATAATAATGGATTAAATGGTTCTGGAGAACCTACTGATGGTCAAAATGATAAAGCATCTTATAATGCTGGAAATTCTGCAAATCAAGCTATTAAGGATGCTTATACTGGGAAGAGTACCCCATCTCAAACACCATCAGATCAATCTTCATATGACGCTGCCAAAAAAGCTGCCCAAGATGGTATGAATGGTCAACCAGCATCTAATAATGATAAAAATCAAATGAATGCATATAATGCTGGGCAAGCTGCATATAATGGGATGCAAGCTGCTAAGCAGGATGGTGACACCAATCATGATTCTACAGATTCCCAAGGTCATCAAAATAGTGCATACTCAAAGGGATATCCTACAAATGGTACTCAAGCACAAAAGGATGCATATAATCAAGCTTATACAGCATATAAAAATGGAAAAAACTCTCAAAATAAAGACAATGCTGCTGGTGATGCTGATTCTAATAATAACCAATCCGTAATTAATCAAGCAGGAAAAGATGCTAATGCTTCACAAGAAGGTATCGATGCTGCTAAAGCTGGTAAATCACTCGACGATTTGAAAAAATCAAATAATTCTGATGCTGCTAAGAATGCATACAATGCTTACAAGGGTGGATTTAATCAACAACCAAATTCATCATCAGTAAGTGATCCTAATTCTGGTGATGCCTACAACCAAGGTAAAGCAGCACAACAGGCGGTTCAAGATGCATCTGCTAGTGGATCTTCTGCTACACCGGGTACACCTGCTAACAGTTCAAATTGGACTCAACAACAAAAAGATGCATATAACCAAGCGTATAAAGCATATAAAGCAGGTACTAGTCCAGATAATGCCGGAAAAGATGCTAATTCAGCATCAACCAATGCAAGTGATGCTCAAGCTAACGTATTAGCATATCAAGCAGGACAAACCAGTGCAGCTACTCAAGCAGGAATTACTGATGCAGCTTCTGGTAAGAGTGATAACGCTCATAATTATCCACAATCTAAAGATAGAGATAGTAATCCTCAAGCTACAACACAATTATACGATGCTTATACAAATGCTAAAAAAGCTTATAATGGTGGATTTAATGGTACAACTACATCCGATGATAATAATTCTTCTCGAGAAGATGCTTTAAACAATAACCAAGGTGATGCTTACAATCAAGGTCGTGCCGCTCAAGCTGCTGTACAAGATGCACAAAGTGGTAAGTATTCAGATGTAAATTCTGCTGAATCTTCAAATGACAGTAGCTACAATAGTAGTTCATATAAACCAAGTGGTAATGACTGGACATCTAACCAACACAAAGTTTATGAAGCTGCATATCAAGCATACCTAGATGGTAAAGCTAACCCAAGTGGTACAGCTACTGATAATGGTTCCGTTGATTACAAGCAAAATCAAGCTTATCAAGCTGGTCAAAATGTAGCGGTTGTTCCACAAGCTATTAAAGATGCTATAAATGGTAATAATAATAGTTCTAATTATAAAGGTCAGACTACTAAACAAAATACTTACACAGATGCACAAGCATCATTTAGTTCTGGATTTAACAATCCATCAGCTACCTATGATCCATCCAAAGATGGTAATCAAGATGCTTATCAATCTGGCCAAGCTGCATATCAAGCTATTGTAGATTCTTCATCAGGTAAAGATAAGTCAAGTGATTCATCAGTTTATAATGGTTACTCCCAACAACAAAAAGATGCTTATGATTTGGCACAAAAAGATTACAGCGCTGGTATGACACAAAAAACTGATGGATCTTATGTAAATACTAGTGATTCATCTAAGAGCGCTGCTTATGCTGCTGGTTCTGCCGCTCGTGATGGTATTAATGCTAGTGAAAATGGAACTACTGATAAAAGACCTAGTGCTCAAGGATTAAATCAAACATCTTATGATAATGCTCAAAAGGCATTTAATAAGGGACTATCTGGTGACCAAACAAGTTCCGATGCTAAGTTGAATCCTACAGCAAATCAAGCTGGAGCAGATTACAAGCAAGGTATTACTGATGGTATTTCAGGTAATAATCAGATGAATAGCAACTCTGATTATACTAACGCTTATAAGGCATCTAAGGCCGGTAATGATCCAGCTAATGCTTCTAAATCAGCTTCTGATGTAGGACAAGGTAACCAGAATGTTGCATATCAAGCCGGTCAAGCTGCTCAACAAGGTTTGAATGATGCACAAAATGATCCTACTAAGACATCTAATGATCATGGATATAATTCATCAACTCAAAAAGATGCCTATGAACAAGCACAAAAGGATTACCGTGATGGATTAAACGGTAGCAAATCAAATGATCCTAATAGTAGTGCTTATAAAGCTGGATTAAATGATCAAGCTACAAATCAAGGAATTGCTGATGCAACTTCTGGTAAATTTACATCAGGAACAACTCCAGATGATTATAAGTATAATAATGATCAAAAATCAGCATATCAAAAAGCTGGTAATGACTTTAATGACGGATTTAACGCTGGTCAATCTACAAATGGTACTTCAGATTCACATCAATCTAAAGCTTATCAAGATGGTCAAGCTGCAAACCAAGGTATTAAAGATAAGCAATCGGGTAGTGAACCACAAGGTGATAATGCTAAAAATGTTTCATATCAACAAGCACAGAATGATTATCAAGCTGGTTTAGATGGTACTGGTATTGGTAAAGACAAAGATGGAAAGGTCACTAATTCATATCCAAATGCTAATAGTGATGCCTACAAGCAAGGTCAAGCTGCAAAGAAAGCTATCCAAGATGCATTAGATGGTCAAAAGACCCCTACTGATGGTGCTAATAGCGATGTATTTAATGCCACTAAAGCAGGTATGAATGACAATTCATATAGTCCTAACAATTATTCGTCACAAAAAGGTGCATACAATATTGGATCTGCTGCACAAAAAGCTATTGATAATGCTTCAAACAATGGTGACTTTTCTGAAAATGGTGATCAACAAGGATTTGGAAGTGATGCTTCTAAAATTAATGCTTATAATCAAGCTAAAAAGAACTTTAATGCTGGTATGAATGGTAATTATGGTGATGGCATTGATAATCAAAGTAATGCTTATGATGCAGGTCAAGCTGCCAAAAAGGGTATTGATAATGCTGCTAATAACACACAAAATATTTCAAAGGATTACAATGGTAATGAAATTAACGCATACAAAAATGCCCAGTCTGCCTACAATGATGGATTAAACGGCGATTCTACAAGCGATTCTGCTAAAAAGAATACTGTTGCCAACCAAGCTGGTATGGATGCTAAGCAAGGAATTGCTGATGCTATTAAAGGTCAATCTAATCCAACTTCTGGTCAATCGGATGCTTATAATAAAGCATTCGCTGCTGCTAAAGCTGGTAATACTCCTGGTGCAAGTGCTGATGCAACTGGTGATAATGCTGGTCAAAATAATGCATATCAAGCTGGTCGTGCTGCCCAACAAGCAATTAGTGATGGTAAGACAGGCAAGGATAATTCCGGTCAATTCGATAACAATACCCCAACTGCTAAACAAGCATATGCCGATTCTAAACAAGCATATAATGATGGTTTA
Proteins encoded:
- a CDS encoding DUF5776 domain-containing protein; translation: MQYNKNQFNKINDKKIMKKVKKQWVVVSVASLAVLGGFAVSGTLHMTQPTSSVVAHADNTSSAGTSNASSGGTSTTSSAGTSNASSGGTSTTSSAGTSNASSGGTSTTSSAGTSNASSGGTSTTSSAGTSNASSGGTSTTSSAGTSNASSGGTSTTSSAGTSNASSGGTSNASVMKHNNDVMGLANRSNSTDSSSQLNNDQKTQSDNGAKAYWNDIHQNDINNDYKQDVKGADTNSSYYQDGYNGAAAAWKVYNDANSQNGTQNVTTYNKNNAQNGNNPNSVDPTLNSGSNSVDSSKSAVIPYDPTSQSNKGEDQKNMPKTENEQATIYDNGAAKTGSKTVNITSGSAFNQGVTQFLALQGTYDAETGRWNGKNVNDAYSPKADLGNSYDQSYRGAQDAIAKQFNSSNNLTYTSLGDTGQGIFNPTAQSTDTNYQAGFNDVVKKVQNGTSFVSNAEQIDSALTGTLSSVGTVNPPLTNTVTSKGDVKNIKFLKDIDYSSAAGVGVSNGETNVTLQYTKNGQSMTFDGQNHITDFHGISYLVTPYSSDKTSSFSFNNFNAAYGSNFYGPFKIQTGTAQVNYSNVTYVGPQLMSSSGVNANVDVYGNLNVFSVGNYTSPFQNNVITEGSNSADNVTGGVGKSVFGDNQENFEANNLRLHSGANYYGSTTGGTVLNLTGNVVLDSGSNMQLVPMRTTQGQASGGDSSNGVYLRNSLTSNGTIYVNKGANLNIIPKAGPNASGLAQGIYLSTAQNQITVDGGTLSVDLNGTPGVTNANYNAGSITVANDGNFNVTGENLGNFSGYLLNVLANLNINNRGNFNIVTDGTGNSPTLLYNYGQFNVDNPGKSVYLQIKPLTNQDGSYKQDGSGYLFTNQINAYSVSYALGYKPGSTQVNSGNDQYYYKLTVPNTNGSKIQYVPLESDGKPGSPVPSSDSAYGAKYISLNATPNANFDGHINVQNQTNGNSDLNGNLILTNLPSKQDNGGNNGHVNITIQNKIDEKTNTIGSPDSMVLVGSNGSQQNLTYVRQSDGSYNVKIPQIDKTDNNTYRIAFTYQLDSSQVPSKDGDSLSATAKYFVTGQTQTIAYKQNPNDNGLTTNSVNPTSDYKPVTLPDNGSVVNLNNSTSKAPITAESAANDGIRDGVYDAAASNTKNAEATEAYENNYADGKDGSQFKNNYVNAYNNAYDGYKQGTDDLSNGNYNVNQPNENHTGMPNDDPAKSQYKDGYNQVGKDLSSGFNNNIGSNPDTAANSNNSTNSIYNKGMNEAQGVKDTINNNYDTGKNSSPDYSAAHSSFNNGYNSQMKSPNVTANTKPSDLANNYGVQMANGMQDAQNGNTNNQPQPKDSSGNLDTNNTDYKAYQDGKNAYNGINDALTGQSQGTNNTDPNKSNDASDSYNATYKATQAGLSGDTSVQYENPSPQWSAYNAGLAAKQGALDAQAGNDKSSDSYSGNPFNGSDSFAKKAYDTAKGNFNAGAGRKDTSGADSYEGKAYNAAKNNPNNSQAYLDGQAAKAGQSDAANGQNGKNATDPQNSSYNKLNEQQKAAYDRANKSYNNGLNGSGEPTDGQNDKASYNAGNSANQAIKDAYTGKSTPSQTPSDQSSYDAAKKAAQDGMNGQPASNNDKNQMNAYNAGQAAYNGMQAAKQDGDTNHDSTDSQGHQNSAYSKGYPTNGTQAQKDAYNQAYTAYKNGKNSQNKDNAAGDADSNNNQSVINQAGKDANASQEGIDAAKAGKSLDDLKKSNNSDAAKNAYNAYKGGFNQQPNSSSVSDPNSGDAYNQGKAAQQAVQDASASGSSATPGTPANSSNWTQQQKDAYNQAYKAYKAGTSPDNAGKDANSASTNASDAQANVLAYQAGQTSAATQAGITDAASGKSDNAHNYPQSKDRDSNPQATTQLYDAYTNAKKAYNGGFNGTTTSDDNNSSREDALNNNQGDAYNQGRAAQAAVQDAQSGKYSDVNSAESSNDSSYNSSSYKPSGNDWTSNQHKVYEAAYQAYLDGKANPSGTATDNGSVDYKQNQAYQAGQNVAVVPQAIKDAINGNNNSSNYKGQTTKQNTYTDAQASFSSGFNNPSATYDPSKDGNQDAYQSGQAAYQAIVDSSSGKDKSSDSSVYNGYSQQQKDAYDLAQKDYSAGMTQKTDGSYVNTSDSSKSAAYAAGSAARDGINASENGTTDKRPSAQGLNQTSYDNAQKAFNKGLSGDQTSSDAKLNPTANQAGADYKQGITDGISGNNQMNSNSDYTNAYKASKAGNDPANASKSASDVGQGNQNVAYQAGQAAQQGLNDAQNDPTKTSNDHGYNSSTQKDAYEQAQKDYRDGLNGSKSNDPNSSAYKAGLNDQATNQGIADATSGKFTSGTTPDDYKYNNDQKSAYQKAGNDFNDGFNAGQSTNGTSDSHQSKAYQDGQAANQGIKDKQSGSEPQGDNAKNVSYQQAQNDYQAGLDGTGIGKDKDGKVTNSYPNANSDAYKQGQAAKKAIQDALDGQKTPTDGANSDVFNATKAGMNDNSYSPNNYSSQKGAYNIGSAAQKAIDNASNNGDFSENGDQQGFGSDASKINAYNQAKKNFNAGMNGNYGDGIDNQSNAYDAGQAAKKGIDNAANNTQNISKDYNGNEINAYKNAQSAYNDGLNGDSTSDSAKKNTVANQAGMDAKQGIADAIKGQSNPTSGQSDAYNKAFAAAKAGNTPGASADATGDNAGQNNAYQAGRAAQQAISDGKTGKDNSGQFDNNTPTAKQAYADSKQAYNDGLSGNSSNADNTNPSSYNAGMDAKAGIADAIAGKKSDSSKAKNAADYNNAYEAAKAGKNNSGMPASGQPGADQNQAYQAGQAADQGTTDAQTGADNSGQYSNNPSAQIAYNTAKQSFNDGLNDKTNTSSANDNPDANKAGQAARQAVIDGQTGANSSYPNDPEKTAYNNAKQAYNDGLNGKTNNSNPYANEAGKAAAQGATDGQTGANNASQYSNNPAAENAYNIAKNAYNDGLNGKDNSDNPVANETGKAARQGITDAKDGKDNSKMYPNDPEKTAYEDAKNAYNAGLNGDTDSDVAKKNTAANKAGYDNFIPFGGGGVNNTDNNSSNGNNGNNGNNQNGNNNGSNNNHNNIANNPAGKNAGIKAALNGKSYKANTKGLANKSAAYQNAFNDAYNKAKAGYAAGANGKKVNTNDASYKAGYEAGHKQFTTATKAGENAGNVRRDLPNFKHESKAYINAYKKAYEAQIKKTMPRYVYNLKKIYRHSSPVLDRKTRGTKYAKTVLYERHVFKVEGYKINDKGQVVYKVNGGWIPANGKSVADVYYRHNDQEQFSNDNKAKFVKVNKRIRVIKPKGTYTYNSKQFNKKTAVKNMRKGSVLKVKGIEKLGRITRFYLGDGRYISSNKTIVKEIR